One part of the Vibrio palustris genome encodes these proteins:
- the holA gene encoding DNA polymerase III subunit delta translates to MKIYADKLADSLSKQLYGCYLLFGNEPLLLHESKAAIEHSAKQQGYDETHRFNVDANLDWNDVLDCCHAMSLFSSRQIIELDLPESGLNATITKALQSVADALNPDIILIVTGQKITRAQENAAWCKALLANGCLVNCLTPDIHRLPQFIAARCRSLNLTPDRDALQMLAQWHEGNLLALAQSLEKLALNYPDGTLNLARLEDSLSRHNHYTPFHWSDALLEGKAQRAQRILAQLQSEGAEPIILLRTLQKELLQLIKMQHATTQQPLSAVMESFRVWNNKRPLYSAALQRLSTQKLRHLVKLLAQCEILTKTQYEQPVWPQLQQISLECCLPHVNIPS, encoded by the coding sequence ATGAAGATTTACGCCGATAAATTGGCCGATTCGTTATCCAAACAGCTTTATGGATGTTATTTGCTGTTTGGTAACGAACCACTCTTACTGCACGAGTCTAAAGCAGCTATCGAGCATTCAGCGAAACAACAAGGATATGACGAAACTCACCGTTTCAATGTGGATGCAAACCTAGACTGGAACGATGTTCTCGACTGCTGTCATGCGATGAGTTTATTCTCTAGTCGACAAATTATTGAGCTCGACCTTCCCGAATCAGGGTTGAACGCGACCATAACCAAAGCGTTACAGTCAGTGGCTGATGCGCTCAACCCCGACATTATTTTAATTGTGACTGGGCAAAAAATTACGCGCGCTCAGGAAAATGCCGCATGGTGTAAAGCCCTGTTAGCGAATGGATGCTTAGTCAATTGTTTAACACCAGACATTCACCGCTTACCGCAGTTTATTGCTGCTCGCTGCCGCTCGCTAAACCTCACGCCTGATCGCGATGCGTTGCAAATGCTCGCGCAATGGCATGAAGGTAATTTATTAGCTCTGGCGCAAAGTTTAGAGAAACTCGCTCTCAATTATCCTGATGGCACGTTGAACCTTGCTCGATTGGAAGACTCACTCAGTCGCCATAATCACTATACGCCATTTCATTGGAGCGATGCTTTACTTGAAGGTAAAGCCCAACGTGCTCAGCGTATCTTGGCGCAATTACAATCAGAGGGCGCAGAACCCATCATCCTTTTGCGAACACTGCAAAAGGAACTACTGCAACTGATAAAAATGCAACACGCCACAACGCAGCAGCCTCTGAGTGCGGTCATGGAAAGCTTTCGTGTCTGGAATAATAAACGCCCCTTATACTCGGCTGCGTTACAGCGTCTCTCTACGCAAAAATTACGCCATTTGGTAAAATTACTTGCTCAATGTGAAATCTTGACAAAAACTCAATATGAACAGCCTGTATGGCCACAATTGCAGCAAATCTCCTTAGAATGTTGTCTACCTCATGTGAACATACCGTCTTAA
- the rsfS gene encoding ribosome silencing factor: protein MQREELTAFITDKADDMKAENIITLDVQDKSSITDVMIICTGSSKRHVSSIAEHVAENASQAGVHLLGIDGEVEGEWVVVDLGDTMLHIMQEEQREMYQLEKLWS, encoded by the coding sequence TTGCAACGCGAAGAACTAACTGCATTTATTACTGACAAAGCCGATGATATGAAAGCTGAAAATATCATTACCCTCGATGTACAAGACAAATCAAGCATTACCGATGTAATGATCATTTGTACTGGCTCATCAAAACGTCACGTTTCTTCCATTGCTGAGCATGTGGCTGAAAACGCAAGCCAAGCAGGCGTTCATTTACTGGGCATCGATGGTGAAGTCGAAGGAGAATGGGTGGTCGTCGATCTTGGTGACACTATGCTGCATATCATGCAAGAAGAACAACGCGAAATGTATCAATTAGAAAAGCTCTGGAGCTGA
- the rlmH gene encoding 23S rRNA (pseudouridine(1915)-N(3))-methyltransferase RlmH → MKIQLIAVGNKMPKWITEGFEEYRRRFPHDMPLELIEIPAGKRGKNADIARILQKEGEAMLASVPRGNRIVTLDIPGKRWDTEQLAGQLESWKLDARDVSILIGGPEGLSPACKQAAEQSWSLSPLTLPHPLVRVVMAESLYRAWSITANHPYHRE, encoded by the coding sequence TTGAAAATACAACTGATCGCGGTAGGCAATAAGATGCCCAAGTGGATAACCGAAGGCTTTGAAGAGTATCGCCGCCGTTTCCCTCACGATATGCCTTTAGAGCTCATCGAAATCCCGGCAGGGAAACGAGGAAAAAATGCCGATATTGCACGTATTTTACAAAAGGAAGGCGAAGCAATGTTAGCCTCCGTGCCAAGAGGTAACCGTATCGTCACGCTTGATATTCCAGGAAAACGTTGGGATACAGAACAATTAGCGGGTCAATTAGAAAGCTGGAAGCTCGATGCGCGTGATGTTTCCATCTTGATTGGCGGGCCAGAAGGCCTTTCTCCTGCTTGTAAACAAGCTGCAGAACAGTCTTGGTCTTTATCTCCATTGACACTCCCTCACCCACTGGTTCGTGTCGTGATGGCTGAAAGCCTCTATCGAGCTTGGAGTATCACAGCCAACCATCCTTATCACCGAGAATAG
- the mrdA gene encoding penicillin-binding protein 2, whose amino-acid sequence MLRKRSQFRDYKAEARLFRNRALVSFLGIIVLIIVLIGNLYNIQVNQFQDYKTRSNDNRIKIVPISPNRGLIYDRNGHLLAENRPVYSLEVTPEKIKDMDKTIARLKRILPITDDDIKRFTKERRHTRRFNAVPLLNQLTEKQVAVFSVHQYEFPGVQVTAALKRYYPYGAVLTHVLGYVSRINDRDIARLAREGKRANYKATHDIGKLGVERYYEDILHGTAGYQEVEVNSRGRVIRTLKYVPPTPGKDIVLNIDINLQLYVSKLLDGRRGSAIVLDAKDNGVLAMVSSPSYDPNKFVHGISSKDYNNLLHNKDRPLVNRSTLGIYPPGSTVKPFMAVSALTEGVITPSTTRNDPGWWRIPNSNTRPFRDWLRWGHGKVNVTKALEESVDTFFYQVAFDMGIDRISTWMKKFGFGDYSGIDIYEESKANMPTREWKRARFHKPWYQGDTIPVGIGQGYWTATPLQLAKATSVLVHHGQVIAPHLLRSTINNGNAFTTRKDAEIVTYPPIKNVPEKYWDIAINGMYLVNNGRRGTARRAFHGAPYTSAGKSGTAQVFGLAEGQSYNADEIAEHLRDHALYTSFAPVKNPKAIVTVVLENAGGGSSHGAPVARKIFDRLLIKNNKGDK is encoded by the coding sequence ATGTTACGTAAACGTAGCCAATTTCGAGATTATAAAGCTGAGGCACGGTTGTTTCGCAACCGTGCCTTGGTGTCATTTTTAGGTATTATCGTACTGATTATCGTGTTGATTGGTAACCTCTATAACATTCAGGTTAATCAATTTCAGGATTACAAAACACGTTCTAACGACAACCGTATTAAAATTGTTCCGATCTCCCCCAATCGCGGGTTAATTTACGATCGAAATGGACATTTACTGGCAGAAAACCGTCCAGTTTATAGCCTGGAAGTCACCCCAGAAAAAATCAAAGATATGGATAAGACCATTGCACGTCTCAAACGTATCTTACCCATCACTGATGACGATATAAAACGCTTCACAAAAGAGCGTCGTCATACACGCCGTTTTAACGCTGTCCCGTTACTGAACCAGCTCACCGAAAAGCAAGTCGCCGTGTTTTCGGTTCATCAATATGAGTTTCCTGGTGTTCAAGTCACCGCTGCATTAAAACGTTATTATCCGTATGGTGCGGTGTTAACTCATGTGCTCGGTTATGTCTCACGCATTAACGATAGAGATATTGCTCGCCTTGCTCGTGAAGGCAAACGGGCCAACTATAAAGCGACGCATGACATTGGTAAGCTTGGTGTAGAGCGTTATTACGAAGATATTCTGCACGGTACCGCCGGCTATCAAGAGGTCGAAGTCAATAGCCGTGGGCGTGTTATCCGCACACTAAAATATGTTCCACCTACGCCAGGTAAAGATATTGTTTTAAATATCGATATTAACTTGCAACTGTATGTATCTAAATTGCTCGATGGGCGACGCGGCTCTGCGATCGTTCTTGATGCCAAAGATAACGGTGTGCTCGCTATGGTTTCCAGTCCGAGTTACGATCCTAATAAGTTCGTACATGGCATTTCGAGTAAAGATTACAATAACTTACTTCATAATAAAGATCGCCCATTAGTCAACCGGTCAACACTGGGGATTTACCCTCCAGGCTCGACGGTCAAACCGTTCATGGCAGTATCGGCACTAACCGAAGGTGTTATCACTCCTTCTACAACCCGTAATGACCCGGGATGGTGGCGCATTCCCAACTCTAATACTCGACCATTTCGTGACTGGTTACGTTGGGGCCACGGCAAAGTCAATGTCACGAAAGCACTGGAAGAATCTGTAGATACTTTCTTCTATCAAGTGGCTTTCGACATGGGCATTGATCGTATTTCAACGTGGATGAAAAAATTTGGTTTTGGTGACTACAGTGGTATCGATATCTATGAAGAAAGTAAAGCCAACATGCCCACGCGTGAATGGAAACGTGCGCGCTTCCATAAACCGTGGTACCAAGGTGATACCATTCCTGTTGGTATTGGACAAGGTTATTGGACCGCAACACCACTACAGCTAGCCAAAGCGACCTCAGTATTGGTTCATCACGGACAAGTGATTGCACCACACTTGCTACGCTCAACGATTAACAACGGTAATGCGTTTACCACTCGTAAAGACGCGGAAATTGTGACCTACCCTCCGATTAAAAATGTACCAGAAAAATACTGGGACATTGCTATTAATGGGATGTATTTAGTGAACAATGGTCGCCGTGGTACTGCAAGACGCGCTTTCCATGGAGCCCCCTATACCAGCGCGGGTAAATCGGGTACAGCGCAGGTATTCGGACTTGCAGAAGGTCAATCCTACAATGCCGACGAGATTGCAGAACATTTGCGAGACCACGCATTGTATACCTCTTTTGCACCGGTCAAAAACCCGAAAGCCATTGTCACAGTGGTGCTGGAAAACGCCGGTGGTGGTTCCAGCCACGGAGCGCCCGTTGCACGTAAGATTTTTGACCGTTTATTGATAAAGAATAATAAAGGCGATAAGTAA
- the rodA gene encoding rod shape-determining protein RodA: MNMDPTTESRSFFQRIHIDLPLLLAVIVLMFFGLVIMYSASGQNMAMMERQGMRMVMALAIMIITAQIPPRTYERMAPLLFSVGVVLLFGVLFFGEISKGAQRWLDLGVVRFQPSELLKLAVPLMVARYIGARQLPPTWQTLFISLAMVFVPTILIAKQPDLGTSILIAASGVFVIFLAGISWKIITAAVIAVGSFVPVLWFFLMHEYQKTRVRTLFNPESDPLGAGYHIIQSKIAIGSGGLLGKGWLHGTQSQLEFLPERHTDFIFAVIAEEWGLIGVLVLLSVYLFIIARGLILANNSQTAFGRMMAGSIVLSFFVYVFVNIGMVSGILPVVGVPLPLISYGGTSMVTLLAGFGILMSIHTHRKAFSKAS; this comes from the coding sequence ATGAATATGGATCCAACAACTGAAAGTCGCTCTTTCTTTCAACGCATACACATTGATTTGCCACTGCTACTGGCCGTTATCGTATTAATGTTCTTTGGCTTGGTGATTATGTACAGTGCCAGTGGCCAGAATATGGCAATGATGGAGCGTCAAGGTATGCGGATGGTTATGGCGTTAGCCATCATGATCATTACCGCACAAATCCCTCCTCGCACATACGAACGCATGGCACCACTGCTTTTTTCAGTCGGCGTGGTATTACTGTTTGGAGTGCTGTTTTTTGGCGAAATTTCTAAAGGCGCGCAGCGCTGGCTCGATCTCGGTGTGGTGCGCTTTCAGCCTTCAGAACTTCTTAAATTAGCGGTGCCATTAATGGTCGCACGCTACATTGGTGCTCGCCAATTACCGCCAACTTGGCAAACACTGTTCATTTCTCTAGCGATGGTGTTTGTGCCAACCATCCTAATTGCCAAGCAGCCTGATTTAGGTACGTCAATTTTGATTGCCGCATCAGGCGTATTCGTCATTTTTCTTGCCGGTATCAGTTGGAAAATCATTACCGCTGCCGTAATCGCTGTGGGCAGTTTCGTGCCTGTATTGTGGTTCTTTTTAATGCACGAATATCAAAAAACGCGTGTGAGAACATTATTTAATCCAGAATCGGATCCATTAGGCGCTGGCTACCACATCATCCAAAGTAAAATCGCGATTGGTTCCGGAGGGTTACTCGGTAAGGGCTGGCTACATGGTACCCAGTCCCAACTCGAATTTTTACCCGAACGACATACCGATTTTATCTTCGCGGTGATCGCCGAAGAATGGGGACTGATCGGTGTCCTTGTGTTACTTAGTGTGTATTTATTCATTATTGCGCGCGGTTTGATTCTGGCGAACAACTCACAGACTGCCTTCGGTCGCATGATGGCCGGCAGTATTGTGCTAAGCTTTTTTGTCTACGTGTTTGTTAATATCGGTATGGTGAGTGGAATTTTACCTGTTGTTGGCGTTCCCCTTCCATTAATTAGTTATGGTGGTACCTCTATGGTCACACTACTAGCAGGATTTGGAATTTTGATGTCCATTCATACACACAGAAAAGCATTTTCAAAGGCAAGCTAA
- a CDS encoding septal ring lytic transglycosylase RlpA family protein translates to MTNKRLPLALTVLMLAGCSNTPSGRYSIDSDVAPNTPISVEHIEDAHPQREAYSLGGNKDYTLGGKQYHIIKNPQGFTQTGKASWYGSKFHGHRTSNGEVYDMYSMTAAHKTLPLPSYVKVTNTDNGKAAIVRVNDRGPFHTGRIIDLSYAAASKLGVLKTGTANVRLNVITPSVAKHKKAAKYAHKYYIQLSSSRNEKNARTLAKNMSQKLSVRSFIDSKTGSYRVFLGPFVDYTLTQDTLTRVKSLGHKTAFVKKYINTP, encoded by the coding sequence ATGACAAATAAACGATTGCCGTTGGCACTTACCGTACTTATGTTGGCGGGGTGCTCTAATACCCCATCAGGACGCTACTCAATTGATAGTGACGTAGCGCCAAATACGCCGATTTCAGTTGAGCATATTGAAGATGCGCATCCACAACGTGAAGCTTATAGCTTGGGAGGTAACAAAGATTACACTCTGGGTGGTAAGCAGTATCATATAATAAAAAACCCACAAGGCTTTACCCAAACAGGTAAAGCTTCTTGGTATGGGTCTAAATTCCACGGACATCGTACTTCGAATGGCGAAGTTTACGATATGTATTCAATGACCGCGGCACATAAAACTCTGCCGCTGCCAAGTTATGTCAAAGTCACCAATACGGATAATGGCAAAGCGGCCATTGTTCGAGTCAATGATCGTGGCCCCTTTCATACTGGCCGTATCATTGATTTGAGTTACGCGGCAGCCTCAAAGCTGGGAGTACTAAAAACCGGTACAGCCAATGTCCGATTAAACGTTATAACACCGAGCGTAGCAAAGCATAAAAAAGCCGCAAAATATGCACATAAATATTACATTCAGCTGTCATCATCAAGAAATGAAAAAAATGCGCGAACTTTAGCGAAGAATATGAGTCAGAAGTTATCAGTGCGTAGTTTTATTGATAGCAAGACCGGAAGCTATCGCGTTTTTTTAGGTCCTTTTGTTGACTATACGCTGACGCAAGATACTCTTACGAGAGTAAAATCCTTGGGTCATAAGACCGCATTCGTTAAAAAGTACATCAACACGCCTTGA
- a CDS encoding serine hydrolase, with product MKKAILNTVLASTITLSASLSGTANASPVVVPDAPQVAAKGYVLMDYHSGKILAQKNMNGKRPPASLTKMMTSYVIGQEIKRGNISRDDDVVISRNAWAKNFPESSKMFIEVGTTVKVGLLNKGIIIDSGNDACVAMAEHIAGSTDAFVDLMNAWANTLNMKDTHYTNVHGLDNKDLYTTPHDLAILAQAIIRDVPEEYKIYSDKKFTYNGITQYNRNGLLWDKSMNVDGMKTGHTSHAGYNLVTSATEGKMRLISVVMGTHSSNARQAESKKLLGYGFRFFETVEPNKKGETFVKERVWMGDKEKVALGVNKDTYVTLPRGTAKDLTASFVLDKKLKAPIQKGDVVGKLYYKVNGKDVAQYPLIALENVKEGGLFSRLWDYIILMFNGLF from the coding sequence ATGAAAAAAGCCATTTTAAATACTGTTTTAGCGTCAACTATTACGCTATCAGCTAGTCTTTCAGGTACCGCCAACGCGTCTCCTGTTGTCGTTCCAGATGCTCCTCAAGTTGCCGCTAAAGGTTATGTTTTAATGGATTACCATTCCGGCAAAATTTTGGCGCAAAAAAACATGAACGGTAAGCGCCCACCCGCCAGCTTGACAAAAATGATGACAAGTTACGTTATCGGTCAAGAAATTAAACGTGGCAATATTAGCCGTGATGATGATGTGGTCATCAGCCGCAATGCGTGGGCGAAAAACTTCCCAGAATCATCAAAAATGTTTATTGAAGTCGGAACTACAGTCAAAGTAGGCCTACTCAACAAAGGGATTATCATTGATTCAGGTAACGATGCCTGTGTCGCGATGGCAGAGCACATTGCCGGCTCAACCGATGCATTTGTCGATCTTATGAATGCTTGGGCTAACACCCTGAACATGAAAGACACGCATTATACCAATGTTCACGGTCTGGATAATAAAGACCTTTATACCACCCCGCATGACTTAGCTATATTGGCTCAAGCGATCATTCGTGACGTTCCTGAAGAGTACAAAATCTACTCAGACAAGAAATTCACTTATAATGGCATCACACAATACAACCGCAATGGTTTATTGTGGGATAAAAGCATGAATGTAGATGGTATGAAAACTGGCCATACTAGCCATGCCGGTTATAACCTAGTGACTTCTGCTACAGAAGGCAAAATGCGCTTGATCAGTGTCGTGATGGGTACGCATAGCTCAAATGCTCGCCAAGCAGAAAGTAAAAAGTTACTCGGTTATGGTTTCCGTTTCTTTGAAACTGTTGAGCCAAATAAAAAAGGCGAAACGTTTGTTAAAGAGCGTGTTTGGATGGGCGACAAGGAAAAAGTGGCACTGGGTGTGAATAAAGACACCTATGTAACATTACCGCGTGGTACAGCGAAAGATTTAACCGCAAGTTTTGTCTTAGACAAAAAACTAAAAGCGCCTATTCAAAAAGGTGACGTTGTCGGTAAGCTTTACTACAAAGTGAATGGTAAAGATGTGGCTCAATACCCACTAATTGCGTTAGAAAATGTTAAAGAAGGCGGACTCTTCAGCCGTCTTTGGGATTACATTATTCTAATGTTCAATGGCTTATTTTAA
- the ybeD gene encoding DUF493 family protein YbeD, with protein sequence MLTINSDAKLKDLLEFPCSFTYKVMGYAKPELPDLVLEVIQRHAPGNYSPKIKPSAKGNYNAVSVTINATSIEQVETLYKELGEIEIVRMVL encoded by the coding sequence ATGCTGACCATTAACTCTGATGCCAAATTAAAAGATCTATTGGAATTTCCATGTTCATTTACCTACAAAGTCATGGGCTACGCTAAACCAGAACTGCCTGATTTGGTACTAGAAGTCATTCAACGCCACGCGCCTGGTAACTACAGTCCAAAAATCAAACCGAGTGCTAAAGGCAACTATAATGCCGTCTCTGTGACCATCAATGCCACGTCAATTGAACAAGTCGAAACGCTCTATAAAGAGCTTGGTGAGATCGAAATAGTCCGTATGGTATTGTAG
- the lipB gene encoding lipoyl(octanoyl) transferase LipB: MSSELIIRQLGQQDYQPVWQAMQDFTDHRDSQTRDEIWLVEHFPVFTQGQAGKPEHLINTGDIPVVQSDRGGQVTYHGPGQLVVYFLINLRRKSINVRQLVSNIETIVINTLAQYGVESAAKPDAPGVYVESKKICSLGLRIRRGCSFHGLALNINMDLSPFLRINPCGYAGMEMIQLSDIIPSASLHDAESILITELVNLLEYDKVEFSTEAYNHE; the protein is encoded by the coding sequence ATGAGTAGTGAGCTGATTATTAGACAGTTAGGCCAACAGGATTACCAGCCTGTTTGGCAGGCAATGCAGGATTTCACTGACCATCGAGATAGTCAGACCCGAGATGAAATCTGGTTGGTCGAGCACTTCCCTGTATTTACCCAAGGCCAAGCGGGTAAACCGGAACATCTCATTAATACCGGTGATATCCCTGTCGTACAGAGTGATCGTGGCGGTCAAGTCACTTATCATGGTCCTGGACAGCTCGTCGTCTATTTTCTCATTAACCTACGCCGGAAATCGATTAACGTACGTCAGTTAGTCAGTAATATTGAAACTATTGTCATCAACACCCTAGCTCAGTATGGTGTCGAATCAGCCGCTAAACCTGATGCGCCAGGCGTTTACGTTGAGAGTAAGAAAATATGCTCGCTCGGACTACGTATCCGTCGAGGATGCTCTTTCCATGGTTTAGCGCTGAATATCAATATGGATTTATCCCCATTTTTAAGAATCAATCCGTGTGGTTATGCGGGGATGGAAATGATACAACTCAGTGATATCATTCCTTCAGCCTCATTGCATGACGCCGAATCTATCCTAATAACAGAGCTCGTAAACCTATTGGAATACGATAAAGTCGAATTTAGCACAGAAGCCTATAATCATGAGTAA
- the lipA gene encoding lipoyl synthase, whose translation MSKAIQMEKGVKYRDADKMALIPVKNMPNEETEILRKPEWMKIKLPRDTQRIREIKDAMRKNDLHSVCEEASCPNLSECFTHGTATFMILGAICTRRCPFCDVAHGRPITPDADEPTKLATTIKDMKLKYVVITSVDRDDLRDGGAKHFADCNQAIREQNPHIRIETLVPDFRGRMDTALELLKDNPPDVFNHNLETIPRLYRKARPGANYKWSLDLLRRFKEQHPDIPTKSGLMMGLGETKEEMVEVLKDLRSHGVTMLTLGQYLAPSRHHLPVARYVPPAEFEELKEIALELGFTHAACGPFVRSSYHADLQAQGMEVK comes from the coding sequence ATGAGTAAAGCTATCCAAATGGAAAAAGGGGTTAAATACCGCGACGCGGATAAAATGGCCCTCATCCCAGTCAAAAATATGCCGAATGAAGAGACAGAAATCTTGCGTAAACCGGAGTGGATGAAAATCAAACTCCCAAGAGATACTCAACGCATTCGTGAAATTAAAGATGCAATGCGCAAAAACGACTTGCACTCTGTCTGTGAGGAAGCGTCATGCCCTAACCTTTCCGAGTGTTTTACTCACGGCACAGCGACCTTCATGATTTTAGGGGCAATTTGTACGCGTCGTTGCCCATTCTGCGATGTCGCTCATGGTCGCCCGATTACCCCCGATGCAGACGAACCGACAAAGTTAGCTACAACGATCAAAGATATGAAACTGAAGTACGTGGTGATCACCTCAGTCGATCGTGATGACTTACGTGATGGTGGCGCTAAGCACTTTGCCGATTGTAACCAAGCCATTCGTGAGCAGAATCCGCATATTCGTATTGAAACGTTAGTCCCTGATTTCCGTGGTCGTATGGATACGGCGTTAGAATTACTCAAAGACAATCCGCCTGATGTCTTTAACCACAATCTAGAAACCATCCCACGTCTGTATCGTAAAGCACGTCCAGGCGCAAACTATAAATGGTCGCTTGATCTATTACGCCGCTTTAAAGAACAGCATCCAGATATCCCAACGAAATCAGGCTTAATGATGGGGTTAGGTGAAACCAAAGAAGAAATGGTCGAAGTATTAAAAGACCTCCGTAGCCATGGCGTCACCATGCTCACCTTAGGTCAATACTTAGCACCCAGCCGTCACCATTTACCGGTTGCTCGCTATGTGCCGCCAGCTGAGTTCGAAGAATTAAAAGAAATCGCGTTGGAACTGGGCTTCACTCATGCTGCCTGCGGTCCTTTCGTGCGCTCCTCTTATCATGCTGATTTACAAGCTCAAGGTATGGAAGTGAAGTAA
- the glyA gene encoding serine hydroxymethyltransferase translates to MLKRDMNIADYDPELYAAIQEETLRQEEHIELIASENYTSPRVMEAQGSQLTNKYAEGYPGKRYYGGCEYVDKAEALAIDRACELFDCAYANVQPHSGSQANSAVYMALLNPGDTVLGMSLAHGGHLTHGSPVNFSGKHYNVIPYGIDESGQIDYDAMEVLAQEHQPKMIIGGFSAYSQVVDWKRMREIADKVNAYLFVDMAHVAGLIAAGAYPSPMPYAHVVTTTTHKTLAGPRGGLILSNAGEELYKKLNSAVFPGGQGGPLMHVIAAKAVAFKEAMEPEFKAYQANVVKNSKAMVAQFQERGYNIVSNGTENHLFLVDLIDKNITGKEADAALGAANITVNKNSVPNDPRSPFVTSGIRIGTPSITRRGFSVEDAKALANWICDVLDNINDPAVIEATKQKVLDICKRLPVYA, encoded by the coding sequence ATGCTTAAGCGTGATATGAACATCGCTGATTACGATCCGGAGCTTTACGCTGCGATTCAGGAAGAAACTCTTCGCCAAGAAGAACATATTGAACTTATCGCTTCAGAAAACTACACAAGTCCACGTGTTATGGAAGCGCAAGGCTCTCAATTAACGAACAAGTATGCTGAAGGATATCCTGGTAAGCGCTATTACGGTGGTTGTGAGTATGTTGATAAAGCAGAAGCTTTAGCGATTGACCGTGCGTGTGAGTTATTTGATTGTGCCTACGCAAACGTGCAGCCTCACTCTGGCTCTCAAGCTAACAGTGCTGTTTATATGGCATTATTGAATCCAGGCGATACGGTTTTGGGGATGAGCCTCGCTCACGGTGGTCACTTGACTCACGGCTCACCAGTCAACTTTTCTGGTAAGCATTACAATGTTATCCCATACGGTATCGATGAATCGGGTCAAATTGATTACGACGCGATGGAAGTATTGGCACAAGAACATCAACCGAAAATGATCATCGGTGGCTTCTCCGCTTATTCTCAGGTTGTCGATTGGAAACGTATGCGTGAAATCGCCGACAAAGTGAATGCTTACTTGTTTGTGGATATGGCTCACGTTGCGGGCTTGATTGCTGCTGGCGCTTACCCAAGCCCAATGCCTTATGCTCATGTTGTTACCACGACAACACATAAAACGCTTGCCGGACCTCGCGGTGGTCTTATTTTGTCGAATGCGGGTGAAGAGCTATACAAAAAACTGAATTCAGCTGTTTTCCCTGGTGGACAAGGTGGCCCTTTGATGCATGTTATTGCAGCAAAAGCGGTGGCTTTCAAAGAAGCAATGGAACCTGAATTCAAAGCGTATCAAGCTAATGTTGTGAAAAACTCCAAAGCAATGGTTGCCCAGTTCCAAGAACGTGGTTACAACATTGTATCTAACGGGACAGAAAACCACTTATTCCTGGTTGACCTTATCGACAAGAATATTACAGGTAAAGAAGCGGATGCCGCATTGGGCGCTGCAAACATTACTGTGAACAAAAACTCAGTCCCTAATGACCCACGCAGTCCGTTTGTGACATCTGGTATTCGTATTGGTACACCATCAATTACACGCCGTGGTTTTAGTGTTGAAGATGCTAAAGCGCTGGCAAACTGGATTTGTGATGTACTAGATAACATCAACGATCCTGCTGTTATTGAAGCAACCAAACAAAAAGTGTTAGATATTTGTAAACGTCTACCTGTTTACGCATAG
- the gmhB gene encoding D-glycero-beta-D-manno-heptose 1,7-bisphosphate 7-phosphatase — translation MAKPAVFLDRDGVINVDHGYVHDEHDFEFIDGVFDAARKLQDKGYLLVLVTNQSGIARGKFSEDRFLSLTQWMDWNFEDHGVALDGIYYCPHHAEFGLGEYKQDCECRKPKPGMFFSARDFLSIDMANSVMIGDKAEDMMAAEAAGVGTKILVRTGKPITEQGEALANTVLDSIVQVPDYLDN, via the coding sequence TTGGCAAAACCAGCAGTATTTTTAGACCGTGACGGTGTGATCAACGTGGATCACGGCTATGTCCATGATGAGCATGATTTCGAGTTTATCGATGGGGTATTTGATGCAGCGCGTAAACTGCAGGATAAAGGGTATTTACTGGTATTGGTGACTAACCAATCGGGAATCGCTCGAGGTAAATTCAGTGAAGATCGCTTTTTATCGCTGACGCAGTGGATGGATTGGAACTTTGAAGATCATGGTGTGGCTTTAGATGGTATTTATTACTGCCCACATCATGCTGAGTTTGGTCTCGGTGAATACAAACAAGACTGTGAATGTCGTAAACCTAAACCGGGGATGTTTTTCTCCGCGCGGGATTTTTTAAGTATCGATATGGCCAACTCCGTTATGATCGGCGATAAAGCGGAAGACATGATGGCAGCAGAAGCGGCAGGCGTCGGGACTAAGATTCTTGTCCGTACAGGAAAGCCCATTACAGAACAAGGTGAAGCGCTAGCAAACACAGTATTGGATAGCATTGTTCAAGTTCCTGATTACTTAGATAACTAG